The segment TGCCGGTCGCGGCATAGGCCATGTCGATAAAGAATTTACCAGCACCGGTCACTTCAAGGAACGCACCAAACAGCACGAACATGAAGATATAGGTTGCTGCAACCCCCATCGGCAGGCCGTAAATACCCTCCTGTCCAAGGTAAAGCTGACCGACAAGGCGGTCTACATCAGCGCCCCGGTGGCTAAGAATACCGGGCAGCCATTCGCCAAGCCATGGCAGCGAACCGCGTGGACCCGAGAGCGCATAAATGATGGCAACGATGCCAATTACGGTCATGCCAAGGCCAACAGCACGGCGGCTGGCTTCGAGGACGGTAACGGTTGCGATGATGCCGACGATCAGATCGGTACTGGTCCAGAAGCCGGCACGGTTGAAAATCTCGTCCAGATAGAAGGACAGATAGAAACCGGTAACGAACGCACCGGCCAGAAATGCCAGATCGATGACCCAACCAAGGACGCCCCGTTTACGGTTCGATCCGAACGCCGGAAACATCAGAAAAGCCAGAAACATCACAAAGGCCAGATGGATCGAGCGCTGATAAAACAGGCCAAGCGGTTCGATACCCGCGCCATACATCTGGAACAGTGAAAGCGCAACCGCGACCACGGTGATCAGCCCCAGAACAATTTTGGGCTGGGCAACTGTGTCCTGCATGGACGGAAGAGGAGCCGGTTCAGTCATCAATTAAAATCCTTAATCCCCGGTATCAAGCCGTATGGTGACACGGGTATGTTCGGCCATTTTCGATAGATTGATCTCGTCATTTTCGGTGACGATGCGATGATTTACCGCGAGGCTGCCGACCCGAAGGACATAGGCATTTCCCGGCACGGCTTCATCAATGTCTTCAATCCAATAACCACCATTTTCCGCGCTGGTCAGTTTGCCGCGTCCCGGATAATGGCCCAGTCCTGCAGCAAAATCGGGCTGATAGGCGCGGTGCAGGACCATCTTGCCGTGATCGTCGACATAGCAATCGATCACACCATCGCCGGTGACTGAATGGTTCCAGTAAAGACACCACCCCCCCTGACGCCGGATGCCGGTTTCAGCCAGAATGCGACCATCCGCCCCGATAATTTCAAGGCGATCGGTTTTGTCGGTTTCTTCTTTGGCGGCGTCACCGGCATGACCGGAGGGTGCCAAAGCAAGGAGGAAAAGGGCGGCCAGAAACGGCCGCCCCCACATGGCAGAGATCATGGACGCAGGTGATCCAGGAATGGTGCACCAGCTTCTTCGTAATAACGAATTGCTCCCGGATGCATCACGATCGGGGTCGAGCCGACCGAGAAATCAACCGTGGTGTCATTTGCAGCCGGGTGAATGGCGATCAGTTCGTCAACCTTGTCAAACAGGGTCTTGGTAATCTGATAAGCCAGTTCCTCGTCCATGTCGGCATTGACGACCAGAACGTTCGGGGTGGAGATCGTCAGAACCGGTGCCTCGACACCTTCGTAGATGCCTTTACGCAGCGAGTAAGGTGCAAAGGTCGGCTCCGCGTCGATGGCGGCAGCAACTTCTTCCTCGGTCAGAGCGACCAGTTTGATGTCACGCGTGGTTGCGAGGTTGAGGATTGAGCTGGTGGGCGGGCCGACACTCCAGAAGCCCGCATCGATATCGCCGTCGCGGATTGCATCGGCGGTTTCGTTGAAGTTCAGGCGCTGTTCTTCGATGTCGTCATAGGTGATGCCGTTGGCTTCGAGCAGAACTTTTGCCGAAACTTCGGTTCCCGAACCCGGTGCACCAACAGAAACGCGTTTGCCTTTCAGATCGGCGAGGCTGGTGATACCACTGTCAGCAAGGGTCACGAGCTGGACTGCGTTCGGATAGATCGACGCAATTGCGCGGATATTGTCGAGTTTGCGGTCTTCGAATTTGCCGGTACCGTGATAAGCGGCATAAACGGTGTCAGCCAGACCGATGGCAAGGTCGCTGTCGCCACGTGCGATCAGGCCCATGTTTTCGACCGACGCGCCGGTAACTTCGGCAACGGCGTCATAGCCATCAATATATTTACCGATCAGTTCGGCAAGACCACCACCATACGGGTAGTAAACACCACCGGTACCGCCGGTCGCGATGGAAAGCTGGGTCTGGGCGAATGCCGGGGCACCGAACATCATCAGTGCTGCCGCTGCAGAAAGCAGATTCCGCAATTTCATACTTAGTCCTCCCTAGGATCAATGTTCACTGCATTGATAACAACAGAAACGGTCAATAATCGAATATTGGCAGTTATCTTTTGGTATCTCCTCAGTTGTTGGTCGTCTTACTTCTCTAACGAATATCGTGTCGGGGATGAAAATCCTGTCCGATCAGGTTGCAAAATACGGCACGCGCAAACACCTCGTGAAACAGCTTCACAAGGCAGATGTCAGAACCCTGACAGCACACGATGCTGGTATGATGCGATTGACCCGGATTTGGGCCGATCAAATGTCATGCAATGAAAGCATGCCTTCCCGGACATTGGTTATTCTCCCTGACGAAATATTTTTATTGTTTTGCCCTTCTGATTGGCAATTGTTGTGCCAACCCAAAGATGATTTTTTATCTTTATATATCAGGCAGATACAAATATAT is part of the Thalassospira lucentensis genome and harbors:
- a CDS encoding DUF1850 domain-containing protein, with product MISAMWGRPFLAALFLLALAPSGHAGDAAKEETDKTDRLEIIGADGRILAETGIRRQGGWCLYWNHSVTGDGVIDCYVDDHGKMVLHRAYQPDFAAGLGHYPGRGKLTSAENGGYWIEDIDEAVPGNAYVLRVGSLAVNHRIVTENDEINLSKMAEHTRVTIRLDTGD
- a CDS encoding TAXI family TRAP transporter solute-binding subunit encodes the protein MKLRNLLSAAAALMMFGAPAFAQTQLSIATGGTGGVYYPYGGGLAELIGKYIDGYDAVAEVTGASVENMGLIARGDSDLAIGLADTVYAAYHGTGKFEDRKLDNIRAIASIYPNAVQLVTLADSGITSLADLKGKRVSVGAPGSGTEVSAKVLLEANGITYDDIEEQRLNFNETADAIRDGDIDAGFWSVGPPTSSILNLATTRDIKLVALTEEEVAAAIDAEPTFAPYSLRKGIYEGVEAPVLTISTPNVLVVNADMDEELAYQITKTLFDKVDELIAIHPAANDTTVDFSVGSTPIVMHPGAIRYYEEAGAPFLDHLRP